One Acidimicrobiales bacterium DNA segment encodes these proteins:
- a CDS encoding sodium/proton-translocating pyrophosphatase translates to IVIAIVVAIGLGQGNIQLELYLVSLTGLGLLSNAGIVVSEDTFGPVSDNAAGIAEMSGEFHGEAERVMVSLDAVGNTTKAVTKGFAIGSAVIAAVALFASYIQTIAENVKLPPGVATTGNALFTSVSQTIINVANPKTFIGLLIGGSIAFLFSALAIRAVGRSAGTVVQEVRRQFREHPGIMDRTERPEYGRVIDICTAAAQRELATPALLAILSPVVVGFAIGYQALGAFLAGTILTGQLMANFLNNSGGAWDNAKKYIEDGHEGGKGSESHKAAVIGDTVGDPFKDTAGPAINPLIKVMNLVSLLILPAIISLQNNLAARVIISVLAGAVILAGVAFSKRKSAAIDASPSEPSAAETVSV, encoded by the coding sequence ATCGTCATCGCCATCGTGGTGGCCATCGGTCTCGGCCAGGGCAATATCCAGCTCGAGCTGTACCTGGTGTCCCTCACCGGCCTCGGCCTGTTGTCCAACGCCGGGATCGTGGTGTCGGAGGACACCTTCGGCCCGGTCTCCGACAACGCGGCCGGCATCGCCGAGATGAGCGGCGAGTTCCACGGCGAGGCCGAGCGGGTGATGGTCAGCCTGGACGCCGTCGGCAACACCACCAAGGCGGTGACCAAGGGCTTTGCCATCGGCTCGGCCGTCATCGCCGCGGTAGCCCTGTTCGCCAGCTACATCCAGACCATCGCCGAGAATGTCAAGCTGCCGCCCGGGGTGGCCACCACCGGGAACGCGCTCTTCACCAGCGTGTCGCAGACGATCATCAATGTGGCCAATCCCAAGACGTTCATCGGGTTGCTGATCGGCGGCTCCATCGCCTTCCTCTTCTCCGCCCTCGCCATTCGCGCCGTGGGACGATCCGCGGGGACGGTGGTGCAGGAGGTGCGCCGTCAGTTTCGCGAGCACCCCGGGATCATGGATCGCACCGAACGCCCCGAGTACGGCCGGGTGATCGACATCTGCACCGCCGCGGCTCAGCGGGAGCTGGCCACCCCGGCGCTGCTCGCCATCCTGTCCCCGGTCGTGGTCGGGTTCGCCATCGGCTACCAGGCCCTCGGGGCGTTCCTGGCCGGGACCATCCTGACCGGCCAGCTGATGGCCAACTTCCTCAACAACTCGGGCGGGGCCTGGGACAACGCCAAGAAGTACATCGAGGACGGTCATGAAGGCGGCAAGGGGTCCGAATCCCACAAGGCCGCCGTGATCGGCGACACCGTCGGCGACCCGTTCAAGGACACCGCCGGCCCGGCCATCAACCCGCTGATCAAGGTCATGAACCTCGTCAGCCTCCTGATCCTCCCCGCCATCATCAGCCTGCAGAACAACCTGGCGGCACGGGTGATCATCTCGGTCCTCGCCGGCGCCGTCATTCTCGCCGGCGTGGCGTTCTCCAAGCGCAAGTCCGCTGCCATCGACGCCTCCCCGTCCGAGCCGTCCGCCGCGGAGACCGTCTCGGTCTAG